From Pseudomonas sp. CCI4.2, one genomic window encodes:
- a CDS encoding heavy metal translocating P-type ATPase produces the protein MPNDISDHGHTHAAKAEDEGLRDPVCGMAVTPPIRFSEVYQGQIYQFCSLKCQEKFRAEPPLYANAPLNTDHSGHAAPVAEVQEGTEFTCPMHPEIRQPGPGNCPKCGMTLEPVMPALDEDENPELRDFTLRFWWSLPLTVTVAVLAMAGHSLQLFHGSIQNWIEFALATPVTLWAGWPFFVRGSASVRNRSPNMWTLIGLGTAAAYLYSVVATLIPQSFPTTFMQDGRIGVYFEASAVIISLTLLGQILELKARSQTSAAIKSLLGLSPKTARKINADGQEQDIPLTHVHLGDHLRVRPGEKVPVDGAVLEGESAVDESMLTGEPVPVMKRAGDSLIGATLNTHGSLIMEAQKVGADTMLSQIVKMVALAQRSKAPMQRMADSIAGYFVMGVITIAVLTLVGWGLFGPEPSWVFGLINAVAVLIIACPCALGLATPMSIMVSTGKAASMGVLFRDASAIENLCKIDTLIVDKTGTLTEGRPVFYSVEATPDFNPHDVLQLAASLDQGSEHPLARAIVDHARTENIELTKPESFESGSGIGVSGLVDRKKIQLGNTALMEAAGVSTKALQERAELLRLEGISIIYLAVDGALAGLLAVSDPIKPTSKEAVAKLKADNVKIIMATGDGLTTARAVAREMGIEEVHGEVKPQDKERLVADLQQHGRKVAMAGDGINDAPALARADVGIAMGTGTDVAMNSAQLTLVKGDLMGIVRARALSVATVKNMRQNLGFAFLYNSMGIPLAAGLLYPLTGHLLSPMIAALAMSVSSASVVFNALRLRHTRIV, from the coding sequence ATGCCTAACGACATAAGCGACCATGGCCACACTCATGCTGCGAAGGCTGAGGATGAAGGTCTGCGCGATCCGGTGTGTGGCATGGCTGTTACCCCGCCGATCAGATTCAGCGAGGTTTATCAGGGACAGATCTATCAGTTTTGCAGCCTGAAGTGCCAAGAGAAGTTCAGAGCAGAACCGCCGCTCTACGCCAATGCACCACTGAATACCGATCACTCTGGCCACGCCGCTCCAGTAGCTGAAGTACAGGAAGGTACCGAGTTCACCTGCCCTATGCACCCGGAGATACGCCAGCCCGGGCCTGGCAATTGCCCTAAATGTGGCATGACACTAGAACCGGTCATGCCTGCGCTCGATGAAGATGAAAATCCCGAACTCCGGGATTTCACCCTCCGCTTTTGGTGGTCGCTACCATTAACCGTGACAGTGGCCGTGCTCGCCATGGCTGGACATTCGTTACAACTCTTCCATGGCTCGATCCAAAACTGGATCGAGTTCGCTCTTGCGACTCCGGTTACCTTATGGGCAGGCTGGCCCTTTTTTGTAAGGGGTTCAGCATCTGTTAGAAACCGCAGCCCAAACATGTGGACTTTGATTGGTTTGGGTACCGCCGCCGCCTATCTGTACAGCGTCGTGGCAACGCTAATTCCCCAAAGCTTTCCCACCACCTTCATGCAAGATGGGCGCATTGGCGTCTACTTCGAAGCCTCCGCGGTCATCATCTCGCTGACCTTGCTTGGGCAGATTCTTGAGCTTAAAGCCCGATCGCAGACCTCCGCCGCCATTAAGTCCCTTCTCGGTCTGTCTCCCAAGACCGCACGAAAAATCAACGCAGATGGTCAGGAGCAGGACATTCCCCTCACTCATGTTCACTTGGGAGACCATTTGCGGGTCAGACCTGGTGAAAAAGTGCCCGTTGATGGGGCTGTACTTGAGGGAGAAAGTGCGGTGGATGAATCCATGCTCACTGGCGAACCTGTGCCGGTAATGAAAAGAGCAGGGGATAGTTTGATCGGCGCCACGCTAAATACTCATGGGAGCTTGATAATGGAGGCGCAAAAGGTCGGCGCCGACACCATGTTGTCGCAAATCGTAAAGATGGTTGCTCTAGCCCAACGCTCCAAAGCGCCAATGCAACGAATGGCCGACTCGATTGCCGGTTACTTTGTGATGGGTGTTATCACGATTGCGGTGCTGACACTCGTAGGTTGGGGGCTCTTTGGCCCTGAACCCAGCTGGGTCTTTGGTCTGATCAACGCTGTCGCCGTGCTGATCATCGCTTGCCCCTGTGCCCTGGGTCTTGCGACACCCATGTCGATCATGGTTTCGACGGGTAAAGCCGCCAGCATGGGTGTGCTGTTCAGGGATGCCAGTGCCATCGAAAACCTTTGCAAGATCGACACACTGATTGTCGATAAAACGGGGACTCTAACAGAGGGGCGACCGGTGTTTTACAGTGTGGAGGCCACACCAGATTTCAACCCCCACGATGTTCTTCAGCTGGCAGCTAGCCTTGACCAAGGCAGCGAACATCCTTTGGCTCGTGCCATCGTTGATCACGCCCGAACTGAAAACATTGAGCTCACCAAGCCCGAATCGTTTGAGTCCGGTTCAGGTATTGGAGTCAGTGGTCTCGTTGATCGCAAGAAAATACAGTTGGGCAACACTGCGTTGATGGAAGCTGCCGGCGTGAGTACGAAGGCCTTACAAGAGCGTGCAGAGTTGTTACGCCTTGAAGGCATCAGCATCATCTATCTCGCCGTTGATGGGGCCTTGGCAGGGTTGCTAGCGGTGTCAGATCCGATAAAACCGACCTCCAAAGAAGCAGTCGCCAAGCTCAAAGCTGATAACGTAAAAATCATCATGGCCACCGGTGATGGGCTCACCACCGCTAGGGCTGTCGCCAGGGAGATGGGGATTGAAGAGGTCCATGGTGAGGTGAAACCGCAGGATAAGGAACGCCTGGTTGCAGACCTCCAGCAGCACGGGCGGAAGGTTGCCATGGCTGGCGACGGGATCAACGACGCGCCGGCTCTGGCGCGAGCAGATGTCGGCATCGCAATGGGAACAGGGACTGACGTTGCAATGAATAGCGCGCAGCTTACACTGGTAAAAGGTGACCTCATGGGGATTGTACGAGCACGCGCCCTTTCGGTTGCAACAGTAAAAAACATGCGGCAAAACCTTGGCTTTGCCTTTCTTTACAACTCGATGGGTATTCCCCTCGCCGCCGGCCTTCTTTATCCACTGACGGGGCACCTTCTGTCGCCAATGATCGCTGCGCTAGCCATGAGCGTCAGTTCTGCGTCTGTAGTTTTCAATGCATTGCGACTGAGGCATACCCGAATAGTTTGA
- a CDS encoding co-regulatory protein PtrA N-terminal domain-containing protein, which translates to MNPIKALFVIAALTVSSFAMAEGGGDRAFARMEAAKNKTMESYVLAQKQSPQRPIAESTEAMDHKNC; encoded by the coding sequence ATGAACCCTATCAAAGCTTTGTTCGTCATTGCAGCATTGACCGTTTCTTCTTTTGCTATGGCTGAAGGCGGTGGTGACCGAGCATTCGCACGCATGGAAGCGGCAAAGAATAAGACAATGGAATCATACGTGTTAGCTCAAAAGCAAAGCCCCCAGCGTCCCATTGCTGAAAGTACTGAAGCGATGGACCACAAGAATTGCTAA
- a CDS encoding copper resistance system multicopper oxidase, with amino-acid sequence MHSKTSRRTFVKGLTAGGILGGFGLWRTPVWAVTSPGLPSVLTGNEFDLFIGETPVNITGSPRTAMTINGSLPGPLLRWREGETVTLRVKNRLDHDTSIHWHGIILPANMDGVPGLSFHGIAPDGMYEYTFKVHQNGTYWYHSHSGFQEQSGVYGPIVIDSKEPEPFQYNRDYVVMLTDWTDEDPARVMAKLKKQSDYYNHHKRTVGDFIDDVSEKGWSATVEDRKMWAEMKMNPTDLADVSGDTYTYLMNGQAPNSNWTGIFKPGEKLRLRFINGSAMSYFDVRIPGLKMTVVAADGQHVKPVSVDEFRIAVAETYDVIVEPAREEAYTIFAQSMDRTGYARGTLAVREGLKAQVPAIDPRPLLSMNDMGMGGMAGMAGMGSDDMSNMAGMDHSKMAGMGSGDMSGMAGMSEMGGEMQTHPASETNNPLVDMQAMNPTPKLNDPGIGLRNNGRRVLTYSDLKSTFQDPDGREPNRTVELHLTGHMEKFSWSFNGIKFSDAEPLRLKYGERLRITLVNDTMMAHPIHLHGMWSDLEDENGKFLVRKHTIDMPPGTKRSYRVTADALGRWAYHCHLLFHMEMGMFREVRVDE; translated from the coding sequence ATGCATTCCAAAACCTCTAGGCGGACGTTCGTTAAAGGTCTGACCGCGGGTGGCATTCTTGGCGGATTTGGCCTTTGGCGCACTCCCGTATGGGCAGTGACCAGTCCTGGTCTGCCGAGCGTTCTCACCGGTAACGAATTTGATCTGTTTATTGGTGAAACCCCTGTAAACATAACTGGCTCGCCACGCACAGCAATGACCATCAATGGATCATTGCCAGGACCTTTGCTGCGTTGGCGCGAAGGAGAGACGGTTACCCTGCGTGTAAAAAACCGCTTAGACCATGACACCTCAATCCATTGGCACGGGATCATCCTGCCGGCCAACATGGACGGCGTACCTGGCTTGAGCTTCCATGGCATCGCACCTGATGGAATGTACGAGTACACATTCAAGGTTCATCAAAACGGCACCTACTGGTACCACAGTCACTCTGGCTTTCAGGAGCAGTCCGGCGTTTACGGTCCAATCGTGATCGACTCAAAAGAGCCGGAGCCTTTTCAGTACAACCGCGATTACGTGGTGATGCTGACCGACTGGACCGATGAAGATCCTGCTCGCGTCATGGCCAAGCTCAAGAAACAATCGGATTATTACAACCACCACAAACGTACCGTTGGCGATTTCATCGACGATGTCAGCGAGAAGGGTTGGTCCGCGACAGTGGAGGATCGCAAGATGTGGGCCGAAATGAAAATGAACCCCACCGATCTCGCAGACGTCAGTGGCGATACTTATACCTATCTCATGAATGGCCAGGCGCCTAACAGTAACTGGACCGGCATTTTCAAACCGGGCGAGAAGCTGCGCCTGCGCTTTATCAACGGCTCGGCGATGAGCTATTTCGACGTTCGCATTCCTGGTTTGAAAATGACCGTGGTGGCAGCCGACGGCCAACATGTCAAACCTGTGAGTGTCGACGAATTTCGCATCGCCGTAGCTGAAACGTATGACGTGATCGTAGAGCCTGCCAGGGAAGAGGCATACACCATTTTCGCTCAGTCTATGGACAGAACCGGATATGCACGCGGAACCCTTGCAGTTCGCGAGGGTTTAAAGGCACAAGTGCCAGCGATCGACCCCCGGCCGCTTTTGTCCATGAATGACATGGGAATGGGCGGTATGGCTGGTATGGCTGGTATGGGCAGCGACGACATGTCCAACATGGCCGGGATGGACCACAGCAAGATGGCAGGGATGGGCAGCGGTGATATGTCAGGGATGGCTGGCATGAGCGAAATGGGTGGAGAAATGCAGACTCACCCAGCCTCCGAAACCAACAACCCCTTGGTTGACATGCAAGCCATGAATCCAACGCCAAAGCTAAACGATCCAGGCATAGGCTTGCGCAACAATGGTCGTCGAGTGCTCACCTACTCCGATCTGAAAAGCACTTTCCAAGACCCTGACGGCCGCGAGCCCAACCGCACCGTCGAGCTTCATCTGACCGGTCACATGGAGAAGTTTTCGTGGTCCTTCAACGGTATCAAATTCTCTGACGCCGAGCCACTTCGTCTGAAGTATGGCGAGCGTCTGCGCATCACCTTAGTGAACGACACCATGATGGCCCATCCCATACACCTTCACGGCATGTGGAGTGATCTTGAGGATGAGAACGGCAAGTTCTTGGTGCGCAAGCACACGATCGATATGCCACCAGGTACCAAACGCAGCTATCGAGTCACTGCTGATGCCTTAGGACGTTGGGCTTATCACTGCCACCTGCTTTTCCATATGGAAATGGGCATGTTCCGCGAAGTACGGGTTGATGAGTAA
- a CDS encoding copper resistance protein B, translated as MTRKFFRPTLMALAVSTSPAFFFMAQAAEGMDPSIAMPSSADSTPSTAQKSKPAKAKDGAKDHTKMDHGSMGSMDHSKMGAMDHSKMSMDDGHMDGMDSMDGGATTSRTPIPVLTDADRAAAFPDVAGHGVHDKKLNSFILLDKFEYQDADNGSALAWDAKGWIGGDVDRLWLRSEGERTNGVTQNAELQALWGHAVGPWWDVVTGVRQDFKPGSPQTWGALGVQGMALYNFEAEATAYIGEKGQTAARLEGDYDILLTNRLILQPTAEVNLYGKNDPQRGIGSGLANTEVGLRLRYEIVREFAPYVGVTWNHSYGKTADLASDEGEKTNDARFVVGIRMWF; from the coding sequence ATGACCCGTAAGTTTTTTCGCCCAACGCTGATGGCACTGGCAGTCTCGACCAGTCCTGCATTCTTTTTCATGGCTCAGGCCGCTGAAGGGATGGATCCGTCTATAGCGATGCCATCAAGTGCGGACTCAACGCCTTCGACTGCGCAAAAATCCAAGCCAGCCAAAGCGAAAGATGGCGCGAAGGATCACACCAAGATGGACCACGGCTCAATGGGATCTATGGACCATAGCAAGATGGGGGCTATGGATCACAGCAAGATGAGCATGGACGACGGGCACATGGACGGTATGGACAGCATGGATGGAGGGGCGACCACGAGCCGAACCCCGATCCCCGTACTTACCGACGCTGACCGTGCAGCCGCCTTTCCAGATGTGGCTGGCCACGGTGTTCACGACAAAAAACTTAACTCCTTCATCCTTCTGGATAAGTTTGAGTATCAAGACGCTGACAACGGTAGTGCGCTGGCCTGGGATGCAAAAGGATGGATCGGCGGTGACGTTGATCGCCTGTGGCTGCGCTCGGAAGGTGAACGCACCAATGGCGTAACGCAAAACGCTGAACTCCAGGCGCTTTGGGGGCACGCCGTCGGTCCGTGGTGGGATGTCGTCACTGGCGTTCGGCAAGACTTCAAGCCTGGGTCGCCCCAAACATGGGGAGCGCTCGGCGTTCAGGGCATGGCCCTCTATAACTTTGAAGCTGAAGCGACCGCCTACATTGGTGAGAAGGGTCAAACCGCTGCTCGACTTGAGGGCGATTACGACATCCTGCTGACAAATCGCCTGATCTTGCAGCCGACCGCAGAAGTGAACCTGTACGGAAAAAATGATCCTCAGCGCGGCATAGGATCTGGATTGGCGAACACCGAAGTAGGTTTGCGGTTACGTTACGAGATTGTTCGTGAATTTGCCCCCTACGTCGGTGTTACCTGGAACCACTCCTACGGCAAGACGGCAGACCTGGCCAGCGATGAAGGAGAAAAGACCAACGATGCTCGATTCGTAGTGGGTATTCGGATGTGGTTCTGA
- a CDS encoding DUF411 domain-containing protein translates to MMASFRLSSRSLRLATFAALFIGSTAQAAQALTIDVHRDANCGCCKKWIQYLEANGFTVIDHVETNMSAVKQDLGVVPRLSSCHTAMIKEKFVEGHVPAEQIIAMTKRDDLVGIAAPGMPAGSPGMEVEGNHGAYQVIGLTSAGIDQVVAIYPEN, encoded by the coding sequence ATGATGGCTAGCTTCCGACTTTCTAGTCGATCTCTACGTCTCGCAACGTTTGCAGCGCTGTTCATCGGCTCAACCGCTCAAGCAGCTCAGGCCCTGACAATTGATGTTCATCGAGACGCAAACTGCGGATGCTGCAAGAAATGGATTCAGTATCTTGAAGCAAACGGCTTCACCGTCATTGATCATGTAGAAACCAACATGAGCGCTGTCAAACAAGATCTCGGCGTTGTTCCACGTCTCTCGTCCTGCCACACCGCGATGATCAAGGAAAAGTTTGTCGAGGGCCACGTGCCTGCTGAACAGATAATTGCAATGACTAAGCGTGACGACCTTGTCGGGATCGCTGCTCCTGGCATGCCGGCAGGCTCTCCAGGAATGGAGGTCGAAGGGAACCATGGTGCCTATCAAGTAATTGGCCTTACCAGCGCGGGCATAGATCAGGTTGTAGCGATATATCCTGAAAACTAG
- a CDS encoding alpha/beta hydrolase, whose translation MSPEIAVLDLQGQFRVYTEFYRADAAEKTIILVNGSMATTASFAQTARNLYPQFNVVLYDQPYAGKSKAHNLHRKPLTKELEGQILLELIDHFAAEHVLSFSWGGAATLVALSHRPRRIEKAVISSFSPVVNDHMRDYLERCVMHLGAFDRHEVGHLVNNTIGKHLPSLFKRFNYRHVSSLDIHEYVQMHFHISEVLSIDQLCYLNAAQNIDVPVLFLNGEWDEYTAAEDSRLFGEHVANCQFTTLQSTGHFLDMEHKTACSDSQKALLNFLKPEAAPKRSRYHHVQNQYAFAL comes from the coding sequence ATGAGCCCAGAAATCGCTGTGCTTGATCTACAAGGTCAGTTCCGGGTCTACACGGAGTTTTACCGCGCAGACGCCGCAGAAAAGACCATTATTCTGGTCAACGGCTCAATGGCCACCACTGCGTCTTTTGCCCAAACCGCCCGTAACCTTTACCCGCAATTCAACGTGGTGCTGTACGACCAACCCTACGCGGGCAAATCCAAAGCCCACAACCTGCATCGCAAACCGCTGACTAAAGAGCTGGAAGGTCAGATCTTGCTTGAACTGATCGACCACTTTGCCGCAGAGCACGTGCTGTCGTTCTCGTGGGGCGGTGCAGCCACCTTGGTCGCCCTCTCCCATCGGCCACGGCGGATCGAGAAAGCTGTCATCAGTTCGTTCTCCCCCGTGGTCAACGACCACATGCGCGACTATCTCGAACGCTGCGTCATGCACCTAGGCGCGTTTGATCGGCACGAAGTCGGCCACTTGGTGAACAACACCATCGGCAAGCACCTGCCGTCATTGTTCAAACGCTTCAACTACCGGCACGTCAGCTCGCTTGATATCCATGAGTACGTGCAGATGCATTTTCACATCAGCGAAGTGCTGAGCATTGATCAACTGTGCTACCTCAACGCAGCACAAAACATCGACGTACCGGTGCTATTCCTTAATGGCGAGTGGGACGAATACACTGCGGCAGAAGACTCCAGGCTCTTCGGCGAGCACGTCGCCAATTGCCAGTTCACCACCCTGCAAAGCACCGGGCACTTCCTCGACATGGAACACAAAACCGCCTGCAGCGATTCGCAAAAGGCCCTGTTGAATTTCCTGAAACCAGAAGCCGCCCCCAAGCGGTCGCGGTACCACCACGTACAGAACCAATATGCGTTTGCACTGTGA
- a CDS encoding pseudouridine synthase: protein MRLDRFLSNLPRFSRKDVRFALVGKRIKVDGQIVSDPLHEVREFSRVECDDEVLQAGTPARYFMLHKPPGCVSATIDPQHRTVLDLLDEPDKHELHIAGRLDFNTTGLMLITNDGVWSRRLTQPHTRIAKIYYVETEHEITAHYVKKFAEGFYFAFENLTTQPAELTLLTPHSARLSIVEGRYHQVKRMFGHFDNKVLRLHRESMGPLHLDPELAPGEYRPLFDAEILAI, encoded by the coding sequence ATGCGTCTGGATCGATTCCTCAGTAACCTGCCGCGCTTCAGTCGCAAAGACGTGCGCTTTGCACTGGTTGGCAAGCGGATCAAAGTCGACGGGCAAATCGTCAGCGATCCTCTTCACGAGGTGCGCGAATTCAGCCGTGTGGAGTGCGATGACGAGGTGCTACAAGCCGGTACGCCCGCCCGATACTTCATGCTGCACAAACCACCGGGGTGTGTCAGCGCCACGATCGATCCACAGCATCGCACCGTGCTTGACCTGCTTGATGAGCCCGACAAACACGAGCTGCACATTGCCGGACGGTTGGACTTCAACACCACCGGCCTGATGCTGATCACCAATGATGGCGTGTGGTCCCGACGCCTCACCCAACCGCACACCAGAATCGCAAAAATCTACTACGTCGAAACCGAACACGAGATCACTGCGCACTACGTGAAAAAGTTCGCTGAAGGCTTTTATTTCGCCTTCGAAAACCTCACCACTCAGCCCGCAGAATTGACGCTACTAACCCCGCACAGCGCACGCTTGAGCATCGTCGAAGGCCGCTATCACCAGGTCAAACGCATGTTTGGCCACTTCGATAACAAAGTGCTGCGCCTGCATCGCGAGTCCATGGGTCCACTGCACCTCGACCCCGAGTTGGCACCCGGTGAGTACCGCCCCCTTTTTGACGCGGAAATTCTGGCGATTTGA
- a CDS encoding cysteine-rich CWC family protein, which produces MLNEPDPIDSSTCPVCGLSNSCTLADPRTAAQPCWCFSVDIDPALFEALPLNTRNQACLCPRCARAEIDVTSKSDH; this is translated from the coding sequence ATGCTGAATGAACCCGACCCAATCGACAGCTCGACCTGCCCGGTCTGCGGCCTTAGCAACAGTTGCACCCTGGCCGACCCGCGCACGGCCGCGCAGCCGTGCTGGTGTTTTTCAGTGGACATTGACCCGGCGTTATTCGAAGCACTGCCGCTTAATACACGCAACCAAGCCTGCTTATGCCCCCGCTGCGCACGCGCCGAAATCGACGTCACGTCGAAATCTGACCACTGA
- a CDS encoding sensor domain-containing diguanylate cyclase: protein MSLYSAFNSQRSLVLTLVILLGGGFLATSLLSYYASRATIRDGIVNTELPLTSDTVYSEIQKDLVRPVLISSMMARDTFMRDWVVAGEHDPGQMTRYLKEVMDHYGAYTAFFISNSSLKYYQAKGVLKQIDAKEPRDVWYYRVRDMVTPYEINVDPDMANKDNLTFFINYKVFDYNDNFIGATGVGLTVDAVTKLIDRYQQRYQRSVYFVDTFGRIVLTGADGGPQGATIGQLLSNLPGLSDLKGKLPKPQSGSYEYEVQGQDHFLNVRFIPELNWYLYVDKQEDGAMSDIRQSLYLNLFICLMVTAVVMLLLRRVIRRFQHKIEVQATLDSLTGLPNRRGFDLLALKAMQEAQRETKPLAALLLDLDHFKSLNDNHGHLAGDDVLVGFASDLRSCLRRSDIICRWGGEEFIILLKETDSDHAQSVAEKIRTLAEQHRYTFFGTPLRVTVSLGLTQWQSNDTLHSLIARADRALYRAKQAGRNQVCIETALPNAE, encoded by the coding sequence ATGTCTCTTTACTCCGCATTCAATTCGCAACGCTCATTGGTTCTGACGTTGGTAATCCTATTGGGGGGCGGTTTTCTTGCCACATCGTTGCTGAGTTACTACGCGTCGCGGGCGACGATTCGCGACGGCATCGTCAATACCGAGTTGCCCCTGACCTCCGACACGGTGTATTCGGAAATCCAGAAAGACTTGGTAAGACCGGTCCTGATTTCCTCGATGATGGCGCGCGACACGTTTATGCGCGATTGGGTGGTGGCGGGCGAACACGACCCTGGGCAAATGACCCGCTACCTCAAAGAAGTCATGGACCACTACGGCGCTTACACCGCTTTTTTCATTTCCAACTCCAGCCTCAAGTATTACCAGGCCAAAGGCGTACTTAAACAAATCGATGCCAAAGAACCGCGTGACGTCTGGTATTACCGAGTGCGCGATATGGTCACGCCCTATGAAATCAACGTTGATCCGGACATGGCCAATAAGGACAACCTGACGTTTTTCATCAATTACAAAGTGTTCGACTACAACGACAACTTTATTGGTGCGACCGGGGTTGGCCTGACCGTCGACGCCGTTACCAAGCTGATTGACCGCTATCAGCAGCGATACCAGCGCAGCGTGTACTTCGTCGACACGTTCGGCAGGATCGTCCTCACCGGCGCGGACGGTGGCCCACAGGGCGCGACTATCGGTCAGCTGCTCAGCAACTTGCCGGGCTTGAGTGACCTGAAGGGCAAACTGCCAAAACCACAAAGCGGCAGTTATGAGTACGAGGTTCAGGGCCAAGACCACTTTCTCAATGTACGTTTCATCCCTGAGCTGAACTGGTACCTGTACGTCGACAAACAGGAAGACGGCGCGATGAGCGATATTCGCCAATCGCTGTACCTGAACCTGTTTATTTGCCTGATGGTCACGGCGGTGGTGATGCTGCTCCTGCGCCGGGTGATCCGGCGTTTTCAGCACAAAATCGAAGTTCAAGCCACCCTCGATAGCCTCACCGGACTGCCCAACCGGCGCGGTTTCGACCTGTTGGCGCTCAAGGCAATGCAAGAAGCACAACGGGAAACCAAACCACTGGCGGCCTTGCTGCTGGACCTCGATCACTTCAAAAGCCTCAATGACAACCACGGACATTTGGCCGGTGATGATGTGCTTGTCGGCTTCGCGAGTGACTTGAGAAGCTGCCTGCGTCGTTCCGATATCATTTGTCGCTGGGGCGGCGAAGAGTTCATCATCCTGCTCAAAGAAACCGACAGCGACCACGCACAGTCAGTCGCGGAAAAGATCCGCACACTGGCCGAGCAGCATCGCTACACCTTTTTCGGGACGCCATTGCGAGTCACCGTCAGCCTCGGCCTGACCCAATGGCAATCCAACGACACCCTGCACAGCCTGATCGCTCGGGCCGACCGCGCGCTGTATCGCGCCAAGCAAGCCGGGCGAAATCAGGTATGCATAGAAACGGCGCTCCCAAATGCTGAATGA